From Medicago truncatula cultivar Jemalong A17 chromosome 7, MtrunA17r5.0-ANR, whole genome shotgun sequence, a single genomic window includes:
- the LOC120576970 gene encoding uncharacterized protein, which translates to MVAHGGSQPVYPNYPYVANIPSPIPAPQNPNYQPQRPQAHRPYYPPLYQSQPYQPQPFYQQLYYPLPPQQQQPRQPRPPPQQQQPRQPRPPRNQFPPIPMLYGDLLPSLLARGLVQVKPRPLVPNPLPHWYRPDLTYEFHQGAPGHDIEHCYPLKDAVQRLIHNKDLSFNDPVAPNNPLPPHGPTVNMIENCQEDGLVTNAQDVRTPLVPMHVKMCNIGMFSHDHINCEVCSADPHGCIQVQNDVQGLMDQGELVVTREDKNICVVIPVFKDRTKPIGVVTPIFKDNAKTVVDPLAICMPKPKLFFSQKAIPYSYESTGIEDGKGVLLSPSTSVDNIAESSQILRSGRILPAVVQATNKAPVIESVPIPDPSKGKSVGQPSGTDNDEILKLIKKSDYKIVDQLLQTPSKISIMSLLTSSDAHREALMKVLNQAYVDHDVTLDQFGSIVGNVTACNNLSFSEEDLPVEGKNHNMALHISVMCKTDSLSNVLIDNGSSLNVMAKTTFDKLTYSDGFIRPSCMSVRAFDGSRKTVWGEIDLPITIGPQEFKVTFQIMDIQASYSCLLGRPWIHEAGAVTSTLHQKLKFVSHGKLVTVSGESALLVSHLSSFSFIGGESSHGTSFQGLSVESGTTKGETCMASLRDAQRVIQEGKAEGWGLNISEPVERRDPMLPPNLEFPVYEAWVEEDEEFPNELRWMLEQERKAIQPHKEEIELINLGTEEDKKEIKIGASLEASVKNRIIELLKEYDDIFAWSYKDMPGLDPDVVEHRLPLKPECPPVK; encoded by the exons ATGGTGGCTCATGGCGGATCCCAACCTGTATACCCCAACTACCCCTATGTTGCTAATATTCCATCACCCATCCCAGCTCCACAAAACCCAAACTATCAACCACAAAGGCCTCAAGCCCACCGTCCATATTATCCACCACTATATCAATCACAACCTTATCAGCCACAACCGTTTTACCAACAACTATACTATCCCCttccaccacaacaacaacagcctCGTCAGCCTCGTCctccaccacaacaacaacagcctCGTCAGCCTCGCCCTCCAAGAAATCAATTCCCTCCTATCCCTATGTTGTATGGAGACTTGTTACCTTCCCTACTCGCTAGGGGTCTTGTTCAGGTTAAACCACGTCCCCTGGTGCCGAACCCTTTACCTCATTGGTATCGCCCAGACCTTACTTATGaattccatcaaggggcaccagggCACGACATTGAGCACTGTTACCCTCTCAAAGACGCAGTCCAAAGATTGATTCACAACAAGGACTTATCCTTCAATGACCCTGTTGCTCCAAACAACCCTCTGCCACCTCATGGGCCGACCGTTAACATGATTGAGAATTGTCAGGAAGATGGTCTCGTCACCAACGCTCAAGATGTCAGAACCCCGTTGGTTCCAATGCATGTGAAGATGTGTAACATAGGTATGTTTAGCCACGATCATATCAATTGTGAGGTGTGTTCTGCGGATCCCCATGGGTGCATTCAAGTTCAAAATGATGTACAAGGGTTAATGGATCAAGGAGAGCTGGTTGTCACAAGAGAAGATAAGAACATTTGTGTTGTAATTCCTGTGTTTAAGGATAGGACGAAACCAATTGGTGTTGTTACTCCGATATTCAAAGACAATGCCAAGACAGTTGTCGATCCTCTGGCAATTTGTATGCCAAAACCCAAGCTGTTTTTCTCCCAGAAGGCTATTCCATATAGCTACGAATCTACAGGCATAGAGGATGGTAAAGGGGTACTTTTGAGTCCTTCAACTTCGGTAGATAACATTGCTGAGAGTAGTCAAATTCTGAGAAGTGGACGTATTCTTCCGGCTGTTGTACAAGCAACGAACAAAGCTCCGGTGATAGAATCAGTGCCAATACCAGATCCTAGCAAGGGTAAAAGTGTGGGTCAACCTAGTGGAACTGACAACGATGAAATTTTGAAACTAATCAagaaaagtgattataagatagTGGATCAGTTATTGCAAACTCCATCCAAGATTTCTATCATGTCACTATTGACAAGTTCTGATGCTCATAGGGAGGCCTTGATGAAAGTGTTGAATCAGGCCTACGTAGACCATGATGTGACTTTGGATCAATTTGGGAGCATTGTTGGAAATGTGACGGCATGCAACAATCTGAGTTTCAGTGAGGAAGACCTCCCGGTGGAGGGGAAAAATCATAACATGGCCTTACATATCTCTGTTATGTGCAAAACAGATTCTCTATCCAATGTCTTGATAGACAACGGTTCTTCCCTCAATGTGATGGCGAAGACAACCTTCGATAAATTGACATATTCAGACGGATTTATCAGGCCCAGTTGCATGTCAGTAAGGGCATTTGATGGATCCAGGAAGACGGTGTGGGGAGAAATAGATTTACCTATCACTATTGGGCCCCAAGAGTTTAAAGTTACATTCCAGATAATGGATATTCAAGCTTCCTACAGCTGTTTACTTGGTAGACCATGGATTCATGAAGCAGGGGCAGTAACATCCACTCTTCACCAAAAGCTAAAGTTTGTGAGtcatggaaagcttgttacagtGAGTGGAGAATCAGCTCTTTTGGTTAGCCATTTGTCGTCCTTTTCCTTCATTGGTGGTGAAAGTTCGCATGGAACGTCATTCCAAGGGCTCTCGGTTGAAAGCGGTACTACAAAGGGTGAAACATGCATGGCCTCTCTAAGGGATGCTCAGAGAGTAATTCAAGAAGGAAAAGCGGAAGGCTGGGG ACTGAACATAAGTGAGCCCGTTGAACGTAGGGACCCTATGCTTCCGCCCAACTTGGAGTTCCCTGTTTATGAGGCTTGGGTAGAGGAGGATGAAGAGTTTCCTAATGAGCTCAGATGGATGTTAGAGCAAGAAAgaaaagccattcagcctcataAGGAAGAAATAGAGTTGATCAACCTGGGTACTGAGGAAGATAAGAAAGAGATTAAGATTGGAGCGTCATTAGAGGCATCTGTCAAGAATAGGATAATTGAGCTTCTCAAAGAGTATGATGATATATTTGCGTGGTCCTACAAAGACATGCCGGGGTTAGACCCTGATGTTGTTGAACATCGTTTGCCTCTAAAGCCCGAGTGTCCTCCAGTCAAGTAG